Proteins encoded by one window of Salvia splendens isolate huo1 chromosome 7, SspV2, whole genome shotgun sequence:
- the LOC121742589 gene encoding cytochrome P450 CYP72A219-like isoform X2, whose translation MDNLISSLILSCSVTAILFYGWRILNWLWFTPRSIEKRLRQQGFRGNPYRFFYGDLRESSVTRREARSRAMVFSHDIVPRVIPSFHKAITNHGENCFVWFGPKPALLVMVPENISEILSKNYVFQKPRSPLTTLLARGLLSLERDEWAKHRRLINPAFHAEKLKHMVPAFHLSCGEMLSKWDEIVGSNEGCCEVDVWPYLQTMTSDVISRTAFGSSYEQARKISELQREQAKHIMEAHRSVHIPGYRRMKETKSEIESILLGMIKERLKAIEEETYNNDLLGVLLESNSKEHGNDGLGMSIEEVIEECKLFYFAGHETTASLLVWTMILLSKHGEWQDRARDEVLQVFGRAKPNFQELNHLKIVSMILHEALRLYPPVAVLARTHHEECRLGRVSIPAGVQLILPAILLHHDPKIWGHDATEFKPERFSEGVEKAVQGQIAYFPFGWGPRICIGQKFAMLEAKTTMAMILQHYSFQLSSSYSHAPHPIITLQPQYGAHLMLTKL comes from the exons ATGGATAATTTGATCAGCTCACTCATACTTTCTTGCTCTGTCACAGCCATTTTATTCTATGGCTGGAGAATCTTGAATTGGCTATGGTTCACTCCAAGAAGCATCGAAAAACGCCTCCGGCAGCAGGGATTCCGTGGGAATCCATACAGATTCTTCTACGGAGATTTGAGAGAATCGAGCGTGACGAGGAGGGAAGCCAGGTCTAGAGCCATGGTTTTCTCCCATGATATTGTTCCTAGAGTCATCCCTAGCTTCCACAAAGCTATCACAAACCATg GTGAGAATTGCTTTGTCTGGTTTGGGCCAAAGCCTGCGTTACTGGTCATGGTTCCGGAGAATATAAGCGAGATTTTGTCGAAAAATTATGTTTTTCAAAAGCCTAGAAGCCCTTTAACTACACTTCTTGCTAGGGGGCTGTTATCACTCGAGCGGGATGAGTGGGCCAAGCATAGGCGACTCATCAATCCCGCCTTCCATGCGGAGAAACTCAAG CATATGGTTCCTGCATTTCACTTGAGCTGTGGTGAAATGTTGAGCAAATGGGATGAGATTGTAGGATCAAATGAAGGATGTTGTGAAGTGGATGTTTGGCCTTACCTCCAAACCATGACGAGCGACGTGATTTCAAGGACTGCGTTTGGAAGTAGCTACGAGCAAGCGAGGAAGATTTCTGAACTGCAGAGAGAGCAAGCAAAGCACATTATGGAAGCCCATCGCTCTGTTCACATCCCCGGATACAG GAGGATGAAAGAAACTAAGAGTGAAATAGAATCAATATTGCTTGGTATGATCAAGGAGAGACTAAAGGCAATAGAAGAAGAAACATACAACAATGACTTGTTGGGAGTGCTACTTGAATCCAACTCCAAAGAACATGGAAATGATGGGTTGGGAATGAGCATTGAGGAAGTGATTGAAGAGTGCAAACTATTCTACTTCGCTGGCCATGAGACCACGGCTTCCCTGCTCGTCTGGACGATGATCTTGTTGAGCAAGCATGGCGAGTGGCAGGATCGGGCTAGAGACGAGGTTCTGCAAGTGTTTGGGAGGGCCAAACCTAATTTTCAAGAATTAAACCACCTCAAAATT GTTAGCATGATCTTGCATGAGGCTCTAAGATTATACCCGCCGGTGGCTGTTCTTGCTCGGACTCATCACGAGGAATGTAGGCTCGGAAGGGTTAGCATCCCGGCAGGAGTCCAACTCATCCTGCCGGCGATTTTATTGCATCATGACCCCAAAATATGGGGTCATGATGCAACGGAATTTAAACCTGAGAGGTTCAGCGAAGGCGTGGAGAAGGCCGTGCAGGGGCAGATAGCCTACTTCCCCTTCGGGTGGGGGCCTAGGATATGCATCGGCCAAAAATTTGCTATGTTGGAAGCTAAGACAACGATGGCTATGATTCTGCAGCATTATTCGTTCCAGTTGTCGTCCTCGTATTCGCATGCTCCTCATCCAATCATCACACTACAGCCTCAGTATGGAGCGCATTTGATGCTTACAAAACTATAG
- the LOC121742589 gene encoding cytochrome P450 CYP72A219-like isoform X3 translates to MVFSHDIVPRVIPSFHKAITNHGENCFVWFGPKPALLVMVPENISEILSKNYVFQKPRSPLTTLLARGLLSLERDEWAKHRRLINPAFHAEKLKHMVPAFHLSCGEMLSKWDEIVGSNEGCCEVDVWPYLQTMTSDVISRTAFGSSYEQARKISELQREQAKHIMEAHRSVHIPGYRFLPTRFNRRMKETKSEIESILLGMIKERLKAIEEETYNNDLLGVLLESNSKEHGNDGLGMSIEEVIEECKLFYFAGHETTASLLVWTMILLSKHGEWQDRARDEVLQVFGRAKPNFQELNHLKIVSMILHEALRLYPPVAVLARTHHEECRLGRVSIPAGVQLILPAILLHHDPKIWGHDATEFKPERFSEGVEKAVQGQIAYFPFGWGPRICIGQKFAMLEAKTTMAMILQHYSFQLSSSYSHAPHPIITLQPQYGAHLMLTKL, encoded by the exons ATGGTTTTCTCCCATGATATTGTTCCTAGAGTCATCCCTAGCTTCCACAAAGCTATCACAAACCATg GTGAGAATTGCTTTGTCTGGTTTGGGCCAAAGCCTGCGTTACTGGTCATGGTTCCGGAGAATATAAGCGAGATTTTGTCGAAAAATTATGTTTTTCAAAAGCCTAGAAGCCCTTTAACTACACTTCTTGCTAGGGGGCTGTTATCACTCGAGCGGGATGAGTGGGCCAAGCATAGGCGACTCATCAATCCCGCCTTCCATGCGGAGAAACTCAAG CATATGGTTCCTGCATTTCACTTGAGCTGTGGTGAAATGTTGAGCAAATGGGATGAGATTGTAGGATCAAATGAAGGATGTTGTGAAGTGGATGTTTGGCCTTACCTCCAAACCATGACGAGCGACGTGATTTCAAGGACTGCGTTTGGAAGTAGCTACGAGCAAGCGAGGAAGATTTCTGAACTGCAGAGAGAGCAAGCAAAGCACATTATGGAAGCCCATCGCTCTGTTCACATCCCCGGATACAG GTTTCTGCCCACGAGATTTAACAGGAGGATGAAAGAAACTAAGAGTGAAATAGAATCAATATTGCTTGGTATGATCAAGGAGAGACTAAAGGCAATAGAAGAAGAAACATACAACAATGACTTGTTGGGAGTGCTACTTGAATCCAACTCCAAAGAACATGGAAATGATGGGTTGGGAATGAGCATTGAGGAAGTGATTGAAGAGTGCAAACTATTCTACTTCGCTGGCCATGAGACCACGGCTTCCCTGCTCGTCTGGACGATGATCTTGTTGAGCAAGCATGGCGAGTGGCAGGATCGGGCTAGAGACGAGGTTCTGCAAGTGTTTGGGAGGGCCAAACCTAATTTTCAAGAATTAAACCACCTCAAAATT GTTAGCATGATCTTGCATGAGGCTCTAAGATTATACCCGCCGGTGGCTGTTCTTGCTCGGACTCATCACGAGGAATGTAGGCTCGGAAGGGTTAGCATCCCGGCAGGAGTCCAACTCATCCTGCCGGCGATTTTATTGCATCATGACCCCAAAATATGGGGTCATGATGCAACGGAATTTAAACCTGAGAGGTTCAGCGAAGGCGTGGAGAAGGCCGTGCAGGGGCAGATAGCCTACTTCCCCTTCGGGTGGGGGCCTAGGATATGCATCGGCCAAAAATTTGCTATGTTGGAAGCTAAGACAACGATGGCTATGATTCTGCAGCATTATTCGTTCCAGTTGTCGTCCTCGTATTCGCATGCTCCTCATCCAATCATCACACTACAGCCTCAGTATGGAGCGCATTTGATGCTTACAAAACTATAG
- the LOC121810904 gene encoding chaperone protein dnaJ C76, chloroplastic-like: protein MAQLLPPVCTDALKFQNPLTSLCPRSRCAEAGKNNVGWSSYGGKRKGVGRIRVASQESASSEDVADDYYDVLGLLPDATPEQIKKAYYNCMKSCHPDLSGDDPETTNFCMFINEVYEILSDPVQRIVYDEIHGYALTAINPFFDDSSTKDHVFVDEFSCIGCKNCANVCSEVFAIEEDFGRARAYNQAGMLDKVQQAVESCPVDCIHWTSAAQLSLLEDEMRRVERVNVALMLSGMGSASSDVFRMASGRWEKRQAKVLAQAKVRMMKQKDSGQTPTYWDNLWGNTKDYESKANKEEEVKERAARAAAAARRWREYSRRGADKRPTFKLPEAVSNKE from the exons atggcTCAGTTACTGCCGCCAGTTTGCACAGATGCACTCAAATTTCAGAATCCATTGACAAGTTTGTGTCCAAGAAGCAGATGTGCTGAAGCAGGAAAAAATAACGTGGGGTGGAGCAGCTATGGAGGGAAAAGGAAAGGGGTTGGGAGAATCAGGGTTGCATCTCAGGAATCTGCCTCTTCTGAGGATGTTGCAGATGATTATTATGATGTTTTGGGTCTG CTTCCAGACGCGACCCCGGAGCAAATAAAGAAAGCCTATTATAATTGCATGAAATCTTGCCATCCAGATTTGAGTGGTGATGACCCGGAGACAACGAATTTCTGCATGTTCATAAACGAGGTGTACGAG aTTCTGAGTGATCCTGTTCAGAGAATTGTGTACGATGAAATCCATGGATATGCTCTCACTGCAATCAATCCGTTTTTCGATGATTCCAGCACTAAGGATCATGTCTTTGTGGACGAGTTTAGTTGCATAG gCTGCAAGAACTGTGCCAACGTTTGCTCGGAAGTTTTTGCCATTGAGGAAGACTTTGGAAGAGCCAGAGCTTATAACCAAGCCGGGATGCTTGACAAAGTTCAGCAAGCAGTTGAGAGCTG CCCAGTCGATTGTATTCATTGGACTTCTGCTGCTCAGTTATCGCTGCTAGAAGATGAAATGCGCAGAGTAGAAAGAGTGAAT GTCGCTCTGATGCTCTCGGGCATGGGATCAGCATCTTCAGATGTCTTTCGGATG GCGAGCGGTAGATGGGAAAAGAGACAAGCTAAAGTATTG GCACAGGCTAAAGTGAGGATGATGAAGCAGAAAGATTCTGGCCAAACTCCGACTTATTGGGACAACCTTTGGGGCAACACGAAAGACTACGAAAGTAAAGCTAATAAAG AGGAAGAAGTGAAAGAGAGGGCAGCACGAGCTGCTGCAGCTGCTCgtagatggagagagtattCCAGGAGAGGCGCGGACAAACGTCCCACATTCAAACTTCCAGAAGCCGTCTCTAACAAGGAGTAG
- the LOC121742589 gene encoding cytochrome P450 CYP72A219-like isoform X1, translating to MDNLISSLILSCSVTAILFYGWRILNWLWFTPRSIEKRLRQQGFRGNPYRFFYGDLRESSVTRREARSRAMVFSHDIVPRVIPSFHKAITNHGENCFVWFGPKPALLVMVPENISEILSKNYVFQKPRSPLTTLLARGLLSLERDEWAKHRRLINPAFHAEKLKHMVPAFHLSCGEMLSKWDEIVGSNEGCCEVDVWPYLQTMTSDVISRTAFGSSYEQARKISELQREQAKHIMEAHRSVHIPGYRFLPTRFNRRMKETKSEIESILLGMIKERLKAIEEETYNNDLLGVLLESNSKEHGNDGLGMSIEEVIEECKLFYFAGHETTASLLVWTMILLSKHGEWQDRARDEVLQVFGRAKPNFQELNHLKIVSMILHEALRLYPPVAVLARTHHEECRLGRVSIPAGVQLILPAILLHHDPKIWGHDATEFKPERFSEGVEKAVQGQIAYFPFGWGPRICIGQKFAMLEAKTTMAMILQHYSFQLSSSYSHAPHPIITLQPQYGAHLMLTKL from the exons ATGGATAATTTGATCAGCTCACTCATACTTTCTTGCTCTGTCACAGCCATTTTATTCTATGGCTGGAGAATCTTGAATTGGCTATGGTTCACTCCAAGAAGCATCGAAAAACGCCTCCGGCAGCAGGGATTCCGTGGGAATCCATACAGATTCTTCTACGGAGATTTGAGAGAATCGAGCGTGACGAGGAGGGAAGCCAGGTCTAGAGCCATGGTTTTCTCCCATGATATTGTTCCTAGAGTCATCCCTAGCTTCCACAAAGCTATCACAAACCATg GTGAGAATTGCTTTGTCTGGTTTGGGCCAAAGCCTGCGTTACTGGTCATGGTTCCGGAGAATATAAGCGAGATTTTGTCGAAAAATTATGTTTTTCAAAAGCCTAGAAGCCCTTTAACTACACTTCTTGCTAGGGGGCTGTTATCACTCGAGCGGGATGAGTGGGCCAAGCATAGGCGACTCATCAATCCCGCCTTCCATGCGGAGAAACTCAAG CATATGGTTCCTGCATTTCACTTGAGCTGTGGTGAAATGTTGAGCAAATGGGATGAGATTGTAGGATCAAATGAAGGATGTTGTGAAGTGGATGTTTGGCCTTACCTCCAAACCATGACGAGCGACGTGATTTCAAGGACTGCGTTTGGAAGTAGCTACGAGCAAGCGAGGAAGATTTCTGAACTGCAGAGAGAGCAAGCAAAGCACATTATGGAAGCCCATCGCTCTGTTCACATCCCCGGATACAG GTTTCTGCCCACGAGATTTAACAGGAGGATGAAAGAAACTAAGAGTGAAATAGAATCAATATTGCTTGGTATGATCAAGGAGAGACTAAAGGCAATAGAAGAAGAAACATACAACAATGACTTGTTGGGAGTGCTACTTGAATCCAACTCCAAAGAACATGGAAATGATGGGTTGGGAATGAGCATTGAGGAAGTGATTGAAGAGTGCAAACTATTCTACTTCGCTGGCCATGAGACCACGGCTTCCCTGCTCGTCTGGACGATGATCTTGTTGAGCAAGCATGGCGAGTGGCAGGATCGGGCTAGAGACGAGGTTCTGCAAGTGTTTGGGAGGGCCAAACCTAATTTTCAAGAATTAAACCACCTCAAAATT GTTAGCATGATCTTGCATGAGGCTCTAAGATTATACCCGCCGGTGGCTGTTCTTGCTCGGACTCATCACGAGGAATGTAGGCTCGGAAGGGTTAGCATCCCGGCAGGAGTCCAACTCATCCTGCCGGCGATTTTATTGCATCATGACCCCAAAATATGGGGTCATGATGCAACGGAATTTAAACCTGAGAGGTTCAGCGAAGGCGTGGAGAAGGCCGTGCAGGGGCAGATAGCCTACTTCCCCTTCGGGTGGGGGCCTAGGATATGCATCGGCCAAAAATTTGCTATGTTGGAAGCTAAGACAACGATGGCTATGATTCTGCAGCATTATTCGTTCCAGTTGTCGTCCTCGTATTCGCATGCTCCTCATCCAATCATCACACTACAGCCTCAGTATGGAGCGCATTTGATGCTTACAAAACTATAG
- the LOC121810804 gene encoding uncharacterized protein LOC121810804, with translation MSAEETFLNLFDTYWFEQRPFAPTKKAAPPFPQQEKSMEPQKLNKLTTLMRKSHSDQNLYSKDATSSSSEPSSPSPKSFLGPHLQTILSGKEVESFDEEDKLKKINKAVGENEEKVDKAIRRRGGASKSLTELEVEEVKGFMDLGFVFSEEDRDSNSRLASIIPGLVVREGSETTASRPYLSEAWERMEEEERKTKNSMTDWRIPAFGNEMELKDHLRFWAHSVASTVR, from the coding sequence ATGTCAGCCGAAGAAACATTCTTAAACCTCTTCGACACGTATTGGTTCGAGCAGAGGCCCTTCGCTCCCACAAAAAAGGCGGCGCCGCCGTTTCCCCAACAAGAAAAAAGTATGGAGCCTCAGAAGCTGAACAAGCTCACAACGCTAATGAGAAAATCCCACAGCGACCAAAACCTCTACTCCAAAGACGCCACGTCATCATCATCGGAGCCGAGCTCCCCGTCGCCGAAATCCTTCCTCGGGCCCCACCTCCAGACGATCCTCTCCGGCAAAGAAGTGGAGAGCTTCGACGAGGAAGATAAATTGAAGAAAATCAACAAGGCCGTGGGGGAGAATGAGGAGAAAGTGGATAAGGCTATTCGGAGGAGGGGCGGCGCGAGCAAGAGCTTGACGGAGctggaggtggaggaggtgaaggGGTTTATGGATCTAGGGTTTGTGTTTTCGGAGGAGGATAGGGATTCGAATTCGAGGTTGGCGTCGATCATTCCGGGGCTGGTGGTGAGGGAGGGGAGTGAAACGACGGCGTCGCGGCCGTATCTGTCGGAGGCGTGGGAGAGGATggaggaggaagagaggaagACGAAGAATTCGATGACGGATTGGAGGATTCCGGCTTTTGGTAATGAGATGGAGCTCAAGGATCATCTCAGATTCTGGGCTCATTCTGTTGCTTCTACTGTGAGATGa